In one Zobellia galactanivorans genomic region, the following are encoded:
- a CDS encoding Rne/Rng family ribonuclease produces the protein MNRELIVRSSSDAVDFALLKDGKLTELHKEEDNNNFSVGDIFLAKVRKPVTGLNAAFVNVGYEKDAFLHYHDLGPQLATMLKFIKGVSTNKIKDYSLANFPFEKDIDKNGVITDVIKANQSLLVQIVKEPISTKGPRISSELSIAGRYLVMVPFSDRVSVSQKIGSNEEKDRLKRLVRSIKPKGFGVIIRTVAEGKKVAELDKDLENLLAKWSTMCKKLYKAQAPSKVLVELNRASSILRDVFNDSFTGIHVDDETLYEQIKDYVLEIAPGKESIVKLYNSTVPIFEKYGIERQIKTSFGRTASMSKGAYLIIEHTEALHVIDVNSGNRSNKAKNQEDTALEVNLLAASEIARQLRLRDMGGIIVVDFIDMVKAPHRRKLFDHLRDEMKDDRAKHKILPPSKFGLIQITRQRVRPEMNIKTTEENPNGGGKEIEAPIVLIDKINADLEKLLKGPKKDNGITLNIHPFIAAYITKGFPSIRSKWFLEHKKWIKIQPRDAYTYLEYRFKDKDGKTIY, from the coding sequence GTGAATAGAGAATTAATCGTAAGATCTAGTTCCGATGCCGTCGATTTTGCCCTGTTAAAAGATGGAAAGCTCACTGAATTGCATAAAGAAGAAGACAACAACAATTTTTCTGTTGGTGACATATTCTTGGCAAAGGTACGCAAGCCGGTAACCGGTTTGAACGCTGCCTTTGTAAACGTAGGTTATGAAAAAGATGCCTTTTTGCACTATCATGACCTCGGGCCACAATTGGCCACTATGCTTAAATTCATCAAGGGCGTGAGTACCAACAAAATCAAGGATTACTCACTTGCCAACTTTCCATTCGAAAAAGACATTGACAAAAATGGCGTTATTACAGACGTCATTAAAGCAAATCAATCATTACTGGTTCAAATCGTTAAAGAACCCATTTCTACCAAAGGACCCAGAATTAGCTCCGAACTTTCCATTGCGGGGCGTTATTTGGTGATGGTACCCTTTTCTGATCGCGTTTCCGTATCCCAAAAAATTGGAAGCAACGAAGAAAAAGACAGGTTAAAAAGACTCGTAAGAAGTATAAAACCTAAAGGTTTCGGTGTCATTATCAGAACAGTGGCCGAAGGCAAAAAAGTAGCGGAATTAGACAAAGACCTAGAAAACTTGTTGGCCAAATGGTCGACAATGTGTAAAAAATTGTACAAGGCACAAGCACCTTCAAAGGTGTTGGTCGAGCTCAATAGGGCATCTTCCATCCTTAGGGATGTTTTTAATGATTCCTTTACAGGAATACACGTAGATGACGAAACCCTTTACGAGCAGATCAAAGATTATGTGCTAGAGATTGCACCTGGAAAGGAATCTATAGTAAAACTGTATAACTCGACCGTTCCTATTTTTGAAAAATACGGGATCGAGCGGCAGATAAAAACTTCTTTTGGCCGTACCGCCAGCATGAGCAAGGGCGCGTACCTCATTATAGAACATACCGAAGCATTGCACGTTATAGACGTAAACAGCGGTAACCGTTCGAACAAGGCCAAGAATCAAGAAGACACAGCTTTGGAAGTCAACCTTTTGGCAGCTTCAGAAATAGCCAGACAGTTGCGCTTGCGCGATATGGGCGGAATTATCGTAGTCGATTTTATAGACATGGTAAAAGCGCCGCACCGTAGAAAACTTTTTGACCATCTTCGCGATGAGATGAAAGATGACCGGGCCAAGCACAAAATATTGCCTCCGAGTAAATTCGGACTTATACAGATTACCAGACAACGGGTACGGCCCGAAATGAACATCAAGACCACCGAGGAGAATCCGAATGGTGGGGGCAAAGAAATAGAAGCCCCAATTGTCTTGATAGACAAAATTAACGCCGACCTTGAAAAGTTGTTGAAAGGACCCAAGAAAGATAACGGAATTACACTTAACATTCATCCGTTTATCGCGGCCTATATTACTAAAGGTTTTCCTTCCATACGTTCTAAGTGGTTCTTAGAGCATAAAAAATGGATTAAAATTCAACCTAGGGATGCGTATACGTATCTTGAATACCGCTTTAAGGATAAAGACGGTAAAACCATATATTAA
- a CDS encoding regulatory protein RecX translates to MKTERAYSIEEAKRKLEGYCAYQDRCHKEVVAKLREMRMIPEAIDQIVVHLIQENFLNEERFAQSFARGKFSIKKWGRNRIVSELKQRNISKYNIATALKEIDPEDYLKTLDALAEKRLAQITERNPQKRKKKLADYLLYRGWESHLVYEKLKELVP, encoded by the coding sequence ATGAAAACGGAACGCGCTTATTCCATAGAAGAAGCCAAAAGAAAACTGGAAGGCTACTGCGCCTATCAAGACCGTTGCCATAAGGAAGTGGTCGCAAAGCTTCGTGAAATGCGCATGATTCCCGAAGCGATCGACCAAATCGTGGTGCATTTGATCCAAGAAAATTTTTTGAACGAAGAACGCTTTGCCCAAAGTTTTGCCCGAGGCAAGTTTTCCATAAAGAAATGGGGCAGAAACCGCATTGTAAGCGAGCTGAAGCAACGCAATATCTCAAAATACAACATTGCCACGGCCCTTAAGGAAATAGACCCTGAAGACTACCTAAAGACCTTAGACGCCCTAGCAGAGAAAAGATTGGCCCAGATTACGGAACGCAATCCGCAAAAACGAAAGAAAAAATTGGCAGACTACCTCTTGTACAGAGGATGGGAAAGCCACTTGGTCTATGAAAAGCTAAAAGAGCTCGTACCCTAG
- a CDS encoding DUF6646 family protein, with protein sequence MKFYVLSVCLLLTTTFVSAQAYEGRDDQKFQVGANLQNNGTGIMASYDFGLGENISIGATSTYLLGIDESVSASTWDRFDLKARFSAHLGNIIGLSDEVDIYPGLDLGLKNFGFHTGARFFFSDGLGIYTEIGFPIAKYKIEDLEPAEKLHNQFMVNIGAVFNFL encoded by the coding sequence ATGAAATTCTACGTTTTATCCGTTTGCTTACTTCTTACGACTACTTTTGTTTCTGCACAGGCTTATGAAGGTAGAGATGATCAAAAGTTTCAGGTAGGTGCCAATTTGCAGAATAATGGTACCGGAATAATGGCGTCATATGACTTTGGTCTGGGCGAAAATATATCTATTGGCGCAACTTCGACCTATTTGTTGGGTATAGATGAAAGCGTTTCGGCCAGTACTTGGGACCGGTTTGATCTAAAGGCCCGCTTTAGTGCTCATTTGGGGAATATCATCGGCCTTAGCGATGAAGTCGATATATATCCGGGTTTGGATCTAGGACTTAAGAATTTCGGGTTTCACACAGGGGCGCGTTTCTTTTTCTCCGACGGACTGGGTATTTATACCGAAATCGGTTTCCCTATAGCAAAGTATAAAATAGAAGATTTGGAACCTGCCGAGAAATTACACAACCAGTTTATGGTGAATATCGGGGCAGTGTTCAATTTTTTATAG
- a CDS encoding cupin-like domain-containing protein has translation MPLKLTAVPRVSTITKEDFLEHYFKPQKPVVIERAIENWPAFEKWNLDYIREVAGDKVVPLYDDRPVSHKDGFNEPHAQMKMSEYIDLLKAEPTKYRIFLWNVLKEVPQLQKDYQFPDFGLKLKKKLPMLFFGGRESYTFMHYDIDMSNIFHFHFEGKKECILFAPSETKYLYKVPNSLIAHESIDFSDPDYEKWPALRNARGFKAELNHGEVLYMPEGYWHYMKYKTPGFSMSLRSWPKNPINFAEGLYNVFVMRNFDVLMRKIQGQKWIDGKNKRAIERTTKLAAK, from the coding sequence ATTCCATTGAAGTTAACTGCTGTTCCTAGGGTATCTACTATAACCAAGGAAGACTTTTTAGAGCATTATTTTAAGCCGCAGAAACCTGTGGTGATAGAGCGTGCGATAGAAAATTGGCCCGCTTTTGAAAAGTGGAACCTTGATTATATCCGTGAGGTCGCGGGAGACAAGGTCGTTCCCCTGTACGATGATCGGCCCGTAAGCCATAAAGATGGTTTTAACGAGCCCCACGCCCAAATGAAAATGTCGGAATACATAGATTTGCTAAAGGCAGAGCCTACCAAATACCGCATTTTTCTTTGGAATGTACTCAAGGAAGTGCCCCAGTTGCAAAAAGACTATCAATTTCCCGATTTCGGATTGAAATTAAAGAAAAAGTTACCGATGCTTTTTTTTGGAGGAAGGGAATCGTATACTTTCATGCATTACGATATTGATATGTCGAATATCTTTCATTTTCACTTTGAAGGAAAAAAGGAGTGTATCTTATTTGCACCATCCGAAACGAAATACCTCTATAAGGTTCCTAATTCGCTTATAGCGCACGAAAGCATAGACTTCTCCGATCCCGATTATGAAAAATGGCCGGCCTTGCGGAATGCCAGAGGTTTTAAGGCGGAACTCAATCACGGGGAGGTGCTCTATATGCCCGAAGGGTATTGGCATTATATGAAATATAAAACCCCAGGTTTTTCCATGAGCCTAAGATCTTGGCCAAAGAATCCTATAAATTTCGCCGAGGGGCTTTATAATGTTTTCGTAATGCGTAATTTTGACGTTTTAATGCGAAAGATACAAGGTCAGAAATGGATAGACGGTAAAAATAAAAGGGCGATTGAGCGAACCACCAAGTTAGCAGCTAAATAA
- the bioB gene encoding biotin synthase BioB — protein MSETRHNWTKEEILDIYNKPLMELLYDAATIHRKHHDPNTVQVSTLLSIKTGGCPEDCGYCPQAARYHTDIEGNDLMSVSHVKAQALRAKASGSSRVCMGAAWRNVKDGPEFDQVLEMVRTINKLDMEVCCTLGMLTENQAQRLAEAGLYAYNHNLDTSEDYYKDVISTRAFEDRLETIDNVRKSNVTVCSGGIIGMGEAIEDRAGMLVALASLNPQPESVPINALVAVEGTPMEDMEPVSIWDMIRMVATTRIVMPETQVRLSAGRTEMSREGQAMCFFAGANSIFAGDKLLTTPNPDVNEDMEMFKMLGLNPQKPFTKVSQPKTVEAAESKLKPLGEKPKWSRPGHTIERNEEAKAKSKVVD, from the coding sequence ATGAGCGAAACAAGACATAATTGGACGAAAGAAGAAATTCTTGATATATATAATAAACCTTTGATGGAACTGCTTTACGATGCGGCCACCATTCATAGAAAACATCACGACCCGAATACGGTTCAGGTTTCGACCCTACTTTCGATAAAGACCGGGGGCTGTCCCGAAGACTGCGGCTATTGTCCGCAAGCGGCCCGCTATCACACCGATATCGAGGGCAATGACCTGATGTCGGTTTCGCATGTAAAGGCGCAGGCGCTAAGGGCCAAGGCCTCGGGAAGTTCGCGTGTTTGTATGGGGGCGGCTTGGCGTAATGTAAAAGACGGACCCGAGTTCGATCAGGTCTTAGAAATGGTTCGCACCATCAACAAGCTTGATATGGAGGTTTGCTGTACCCTAGGTATGTTGACCGAAAACCAGGCACAACGTTTGGCCGAAGCAGGTTTGTACGCTTACAATCACAACCTGGATACTTCTGAAGATTATTATAAGGATGTAATCTCTACCCGTGCTTTTGAGGATCGCTTAGAGACCATAGATAACGTTCGTAAGAGCAATGTAACGGTTTGTAGCGGTGGTATCATCGGTATGGGCGAGGCTATTGAAGACCGCGCCGGAATGTTGGTGGCCTTGGCCAGTTTGAATCCCCAGCCCGAATCTGTTCCGATTAACGCTTTGGTGGCCGTAGAAGGTACTCCGATGGAGGATATGGAGCCCGTTTCTATTTGGGATATGATCCGTATGGTGGCCACTACCCGTATCGTTATGCCCGAAACACAGGTGCGTTTGTCCGCCGGCCGTACCGAAATGAGCAGGGAAGGGCAGGCTATGTGCTTCTTTGCGGGGGCCAATTCGATTTTTGCGGGAGACAAGTTGTTGACCACTCCGAATCCTGACGTAAACGAAGATATGGAGATGTTCAAAATGTTGGGTCTGAACCCCCAGAAGCCCTTTACCAAAGTTTCCCAACCCAAGACGGTGGAAGCTGCGGAATCAAAATTGAAGCCCTTGGGCGAGAAGCCCAAATGGAGCCGACCGGGGCATACCATAGAACGTAACGAAGAAGCCAAGGCAAAGAGCAAAGTGGTAGATTAG